From a region of the Actinomycetes bacterium genome:
- a CDS encoding Trm112 family protein codes for MQLDPRLLEILACPQCHAALRVDDEAQELVCTSTTCGLAYPVRDDIPVLLIDEARRPS; via the coding sequence GTGCAGCTCGACCCCCGCCTGCTGGAGATCCTGGCCTGCCCGCAGTGCCACGCCGCCCTGCGGGTCGACGACGAGGCGCAGGAGCTGGTCTGCACCTCGACCACCTGCGGCCTGGCCTACCCGGTCCGCGACGACATCCCGGTGCTGCTGATCGACGAGGCCCGGCGGCCCTCGTGA